A stretch of the Archangium violaceum genome encodes the following:
- the kdpB gene encoding potassium-transporting ATPase subunit KdpB, with amino-acid sequence MASPSAKPASLFEPALLKQASLDSLRKLHPRDVARNPVMFVVWAGSLLTTVLVVKDLVTPGPAATPTWFTVSVMLWLWFTVLFANFAEAVAEGRGKAQASSLRKMRKDTLARRLVDGKEERVPAPSLRKDDLVVCEAGDVIPGDGEVVEGIASVDESAITGESAPVIRESGGDRSSVTGGTKVLSDRIVVRITADPGESFLDRMIGLVEGAARQKTPNEVALHILLVGLTLVFLLACVSLVPMALYSGVKLSGTAVVALLVCLIPTTIGGLLSAIGIAGMDRLLRKNVLAMSGRAVEAAGDVDTLLLDKTGTITLGNRMATELLPLPGVRREDLAEASQLASLADETPEGRSIVVLVKDSYRMRPRELQAHQATFVPFTAQTRMSGCDLVEPHPRSIRKGAVDAVIQYVEAQGGSVPSELRETAARIGDQGGTPLAVADGARVLGVIHLEDVVKGGIKERFERFRAMGIRTVMVTGDNPRTAGAIAREAGVDDFLAEATPEAKLALIRAEQARGKLVAMMGDGTNDAPALAQADVGVAMNTGTQAAKEAGNMVDLDSNPTKLLEVVEVGKQLLMTRGTLTTFSIANDVAKYFAILPALFMGVFPQIAPLNVMGLSSPYSAILSAVIFNALIIIALIPLALRGVRYRPLGAAALLRRSLLLYGVGGVIVPFLGIKVIDVLLTAVGLV; translated from the coding sequence ATGGCTTCTCCTTCCGCGAAGCCGGCCTCGCTCTTCGAGCCGGCGCTCCTGAAGCAGGCCTCCCTGGACAGCCTGCGCAAGCTGCACCCCCGGGATGTGGCCAGGAATCCGGTGATGTTCGTGGTGTGGGCCGGCAGCCTGCTCACCACGGTGCTGGTGGTGAAGGACCTCGTCACGCCGGGGCCGGCGGCCACGCCCACGTGGTTCACGGTCTCGGTGATGCTGTGGCTGTGGTTCACCGTGCTCTTCGCCAACTTCGCCGAGGCGGTGGCCGAGGGGCGTGGCAAGGCCCAGGCGAGCTCCCTGCGCAAGATGCGCAAGGACACCCTGGCCCGGCGTCTGGTGGATGGGAAGGAGGAGCGCGTCCCGGCCCCCAGCCTGCGCAAGGACGACCTCGTGGTGTGCGAGGCGGGCGACGTCATCCCCGGTGACGGCGAGGTGGTGGAGGGCATCGCCAGCGTGGACGAGTCCGCCATCACCGGCGAGTCCGCCCCCGTCATCCGCGAGTCCGGCGGCGATCGCTCGAGCGTCACCGGCGGCACGAAGGTGCTCTCCGACCGCATCGTGGTGCGCATCACCGCGGACCCGGGCGAGTCCTTCCTGGACCGGATGATCGGCCTGGTGGAGGGCGCCGCGCGCCAGAAGACGCCCAACGAGGTGGCCCTGCACATCCTCCTGGTGGGCCTCACCCTCGTCTTCCTGTTGGCGTGCGTGTCGCTGGTGCCGATGGCGCTCTACTCGGGCGTGAAGCTGTCGGGCACGGCGGTGGTGGCGCTGCTGGTGTGTCTGATTCCGACGACGATCGGCGGCCTGCTGTCCGCCATTGGCATCGCCGGCATGGACCGGCTCCTGCGCAAGAACGTGCTGGCCATGAGCGGTCGCGCGGTGGAGGCCGCGGGCGACGTGGACACGCTGCTGCTGGACAAGACGGGCACCATCACCCTGGGCAACCGCATGGCCACGGAGCTGCTGCCCCTGCCGGGCGTCCGGAGGGAGGACCTGGCCGAGGCCTCGCAGCTCGCGAGCCTCGCGGACGAGACGCCCGAGGGCCGCTCCATCGTCGTGCTGGTGAAGGACTCCTACCGGATGCGTCCGCGCGAGCTCCAGGCGCACCAGGCCACCTTCGTGCCCTTCACCGCGCAGACGCGCATGAGCGGCTGCGACCTCGTGGAGCCGCACCCTCGCAGCATCCGCAAGGGCGCGGTGGACGCCGTCATCCAGTACGTGGAGGCCCAGGGCGGCTCCGTCCCGTCCGAGCTGCGCGAGACGGCGGCGCGCATCGGTGATCAGGGCGGCACGCCGCTGGCGGTGGCCGATGGCGCGCGCGTGCTGGGCGTCATCCACCTCGAGGACGTGGTGAAGGGCGGCATCAAGGAGCGCTTCGAGCGCTTCCGCGCCATGGGCATCCGCACGGTGATGGTCACCGGCGACAACCCGCGCACCGCGGGGGCCATCGCCCGCGAGGCCGGCGTGGATGACTTCCTCGCCGAGGCCACCCCCGAGGCCAAGCTGGCCCTCATCCGCGCCGAGCAGGCCCGGGGCAAGCTGGTGGCCATGATGGGGGATGGCACCAACGATGCTCCCGCGCTCGCCCAGGCGGACGTGGGCGTGGCGATGAACACCGGCACCCAGGCCGCCAAGGAGGCCGGCAACATGGTGGACCTGGACTCCAATCCCACCAAGCTGCTCGAGGTGGTGGAGGTGGGCAAGCAGCTGCTCATGACGCGCGGCACGCTCACCACCTTCTCCATCGCCAATGACGTGGCCAAGTACTTCGCCATCCTCCCCGCGCTCTTCATGGGGGTGTTCCCCCAGATTGCCCCGCTCAACGTCATGGGCCTGTCCTCGCCCTACAGCGCCATCCTCTCCGCCGTCATCTTCAACGCGCTCATCATCATCGCCCTCATCCCCCTGGCCCTGCGCGGCGTGCGCTACCGGCCCCTCGGCGCGGCGGCGCTCCTGCGGCGCAGTCTCCTCCTCTATGGCGTGGGCGGCGTCATCGTTCCCTTCCTCGGCATCAAGGTCATCGACGTGCTCCTCACCGCCGTGGGCCTGGTCTGA
- the kdpA gene encoding potassium-transporting ATPase subunit KdpA, which yields MTLIGWSQILLFFALVLAVTKPLGTYLFHVLEAPTQPLPKVLGPVERLVLALCGGKDAQREQTWSQYALSLLAFSLFGLLGTYVIQRLQHVLPLNPQGLPAVGPELAFNTAASFTTNTNWQSYAGESTLSYFSQMVGLTWHNFTSAAAGMGVALALARGFTRRPGPEGQKTLGNFWVDLVRATLYVLLPLCIVYALFLVSQGVLQNFAPYLELTTLEGVKQTLAMGPVASQEAIKMLGTNGGGFFNANSAHPFENPTPLTNLVQMLSIFAIPAALTYTYGKMARDTKQGWALFAAMSLLFFVGVTAAYAAESQSNPAVAAAQVAQAGNMEGKEARFGISASALFATVTTDASCGAVNAMHDSFTSLGGLVPLVNMQLGEVIFGGVGAGLYGILVMVVLAVFIAGLMVGRTPEYLGKKIEAKEMKLAMLYVLIFPLVILGLSAVAAVIPQGLSSLNNAGPHGLSEILYAFTSGTANNGSAFAGLNANTPFWNISLGLAMLAGRFLMIIPVLAIAGSMVGKKVVPPGPGTFPTNGALFTGLLVCVVVIVGALTFFPALSLGPIVEHSLGQAGKVF from the coding sequence ATGACTCTCATTGGTTGGTCGCAGATATTGCTGTTCTTCGCGCTGGTGCTCGCGGTGACGAAGCCGCTGGGCACGTACCTCTTCCACGTCCTCGAGGCGCCCACCCAGCCCCTGCCGAAGGTGCTCGGGCCGGTGGAGCGCCTGGTGCTCGCGCTGTGCGGCGGCAAGGACGCGCAACGCGAGCAGACCTGGAGCCAGTATGCCCTCTCGCTGCTGGCCTTCAGCCTCTTCGGGCTGCTCGGTACCTATGTCATCCAGCGGCTGCAGCACGTGCTGCCGCTCAACCCGCAGGGCCTGCCCGCGGTGGGGCCGGAGTTGGCCTTCAACACGGCCGCCAGCTTCACCACCAACACCAACTGGCAGTCCTACGCGGGTGAGTCCACCCTGAGCTACTTCAGCCAGATGGTGGGGCTGACCTGGCACAACTTCACCTCCGCGGCGGCGGGTATGGGCGTGGCGCTGGCGCTCGCGCGTGGCTTCACCCGGCGCCCCGGGCCCGAGGGGCAGAAGACGTTGGGCAACTTCTGGGTGGACCTCGTCCGCGCCACGCTCTACGTGCTGCTGCCCCTGTGCATCGTCTACGCGCTCTTCCTGGTGTCGCAGGGCGTGTTGCAGAACTTCGCGCCCTACCTGGAACTGACCACGCTGGAGGGCGTGAAGCAGACGCTCGCCATGGGTCCGGTGGCCTCGCAGGAGGCCATCAAGATGCTGGGCACCAACGGCGGCGGCTTCTTCAACGCCAACAGCGCCCACCCCTTCGAGAACCCCACGCCGCTCACCAACCTGGTGCAGATGCTCTCCATCTTCGCCATCCCCGCCGCCCTCACGTACACGTACGGGAAGATGGCGAGGGACACGAAGCAGGGCTGGGCCCTCTTCGCCGCCATGAGCCTGCTCTTCTTCGTGGGCGTGACCGCGGCCTACGCCGCCGAGTCCCAGTCCAACCCCGCAGTGGCCGCCGCGCAGGTGGCGCAGGCCGGGAACATGGAGGGCAAGGAGGCACGCTTCGGTATCTCCGCCTCGGCCCTCTTCGCCACCGTCACCACGGACGCCTCCTGCGGCGCGGTCAATGCCATGCATGACAGCTTCACCTCGCTGGGCGGCCTGGTGCCCCTGGTGAACATGCAGCTCGGTGAGGTCATCTTCGGCGGCGTGGGCGCGGGCCTCTACGGCATCCTCGTCATGGTGGTGCTCGCCGTCTTCATCGCCGGCCTCATGGTGGGCCGCACCCCCGAGTACCTGGGCAAGAAGATCGAAGCGAAGGAGATGAAGCTCGCCATGCTGTACGTGCTCATCTTCCCGCTCGTCATCCTCGGCCTGAGCGCGGTGGCGGCGGTGATTCCCCAGGGGCTGTCCTCGCTCAACAACGCGGGGCCGCACGGCCTGTCGGAAATCCTCTACGCCTTCACCAGTGGCACGGCCAACAACGGCAGCGCCTTCGCCGGCCTCAACGCCAACACGCCCTTCTGGAACATCTCCCTGGGCCTGGCCATGCTCGCCGGGCGCTTCCTGATGATCATCCCGGTGCTGGCCATCGCCGGCTCCATGGTGGGCAAGAAGGTGGTGCCTCCGGGTCCCGGGACCTTCCCCACGAATGGCGCGCTCTTCACCGGGCTGCTCGTGTGCGTGGTCGTCATCGTCGGCGCGCTCACGTTCTTCCCCGCGCTCTCACTCGGCCCCATCGTCGAGCACTCCCTCGGCCAGGCCGGAAAGGTGTTCTGA
- the kdpF gene encoding K(+)-transporting ATPase subunit F — translation MSFEYVAGAALAVLLTVYLVYALLRPERF, via the coding sequence ATGAGCTTCGAATACGTCGCCGGCGCCGCGCTCGCGGTGCTGCTCACCGTCTACCTCGTCTACGCCCTGCTGCGGCCAGAGCGCTTCTAG